In a single window of the Pontibacter russatus genome:
- a CDS encoding NAD-dependent epimerase/dehydratase family protein: MKRRQRVLVTGSAGFIGHHLALALQHHHYEVVGLDSINDYYHTELKYGRLAEQGFERMQIKHGACIESKLKERLFFIRLDLTDEHAMNRLFEEQRFDVVVNLAAQAGVRYSMDHPQSYVSSNLVGFANVLESCRRHHIKHLLFASSSSVYGLNKETPFKTSMKTDQPISFYAATKKANEVMAYSYAHLYQLPVMGLRFFTVYGPWGRPDMAYYSFTKAIAAGTPIRVFNHGEMHRDFTYIDDVVQSIAKLLDMLPESDPTAPYKLYNIGNSKPEHLLELIAILERLLGRKALLDMQPMQPGDVPATFADVTDLQAAVDYRPGTPLEEGLSKFVSWYKAYHCKQELEPLAESA, from the coding sequence ATGAAGAGAAGACAACGGGTTTTAGTCACCGGGAGTGCGGGATTTATCGGCCATCACCTGGCGCTGGCGCTGCAACATCACCATTATGAGGTGGTGGGACTGGACAGCATCAATGATTACTACCATACCGAACTGAAGTACGGGCGCCTGGCCGAACAGGGATTTGAACGTATGCAGATTAAACATGGCGCCTGTATCGAGAGTAAGCTCAAAGAAAGGCTTTTCTTTATCCGCCTCGACCTGACCGATGAGCATGCCATGAACAGGCTTTTTGAGGAACAACGGTTTGACGTTGTGGTCAACCTGGCGGCACAGGCTGGCGTGCGCTACAGCATGGACCATCCGCAGTCCTATGTGTCCAGCAATCTGGTAGGCTTTGCCAACGTGCTGGAGAGTTGCCGCCGGCATCATATAAAGCACCTGCTGTTTGCCTCCTCCAGCTCCGTATACGGCTTAAACAAGGAGACGCCCTTCAAGACCAGCATGAAGACCGACCAGCCGATCTCGTTTTACGCCGCCACCAAGAAGGCGAACGAAGTGATGGCCTACAGTTACGCGCATCTCTATCAACTGCCGGTTATGGGGCTCCGCTTCTTCACCGTGTACGGCCCCTGGGGCAGGCCCGATATGGCCTACTACAGCTTCACCAAAGCCATTGCGGCAGGCACTCCGATCAGGGTTTTCAACCACGGGGAGATGCACCGCGACTTTACCTATATAGATGATGTAGTGCAAAGCATCGCCAAGCTGTTGGATATGCTGCCGGAGTCCGATCCCACTGCGCCCTACAAACTCTACAACATTGGCAACAGCAAACCGGAGCACCTCCTCGAACTCATCGCCATCTTAGAAAGGCTGTTGGGCCGCAAAGCCTTACTGGACATGCAACCCATGCAGCCCGGCGACGTGCCCGCAACCTTTGCCGATGTAACGGACCTCCAGGCCGCTGTAGATTACCGGCCCGGCACACCCCTGGAAGAAGGCTTGAGCAAGTTTGTGAGCTGGTATAAAGCCTACCACTGCAAACAGGAACTGGAGCCTTTGGCAGAGTCGGCCTGA
- a CDS encoding glycosyltransferase, whose amino-acid sequence MMAPTAPTLTVIVPVYNEEGCLARFCDAMDAFLQQAPIPTQVLFVNDGSTDSSLNLIREICHGKPGYSFLSLDRNRGLSTAIKAGIDHIQTTYIGYIDSDLQTSPLDFLLFFEFLPEYQMVNGIRARRKDSFVKKMSSKIANGFRRYMINDGIQDTGCPLKIVDAAYAKRVPFFDGMHRFLPALIQLQGGKVKQLPVQHFERFAGYSKYHLFNRLWGPLTDTFAFRWMRKRYIRYAVAEQYVNQNASRHEQV is encoded by the coding sequence ATGATGGCACCCACTGCCCCCACGCTTACCGTCATCGTACCCGTGTATAACGAGGAAGGCTGCCTGGCCCGCTTCTGCGATGCTATGGACGCGTTTCTGCAGCAGGCGCCCATCCCGACGCAGGTGCTTTTTGTGAACGACGGCTCCACGGACAGCAGCCTGAACCTGATACGCGAGATCTGCCACGGCAAGCCCGGCTACAGCTTCCTCTCCCTGGACCGCAACCGGGGCCTGAGCACCGCCATCAAAGCGGGCATCGACCATATACAGACCACCTATATCGGCTACATCGACTCAGACCTGCAAACATCACCGCTGGATTTCCTGCTGTTCTTCGAGTTTCTGCCCGAGTACCAGATGGTGAACGGCATCCGGGCCAGGCGCAAGGACTCGTTCGTGAAAAAAATGTCGTCCAAGATCGCCAACGGCTTCCGGAGGTATATGATCAACGACGGCATCCAGGACACCGGCTGTCCGCTCAAGATCGTGGATGCAGCCTACGCCAAACGCGTTCCTTTTTTTGACGGCATGCACCGTTTCCTGCCCGCGCTGATACAGCTGCAGGGCGGCAAGGTAAAGCAGCTGCCCGTGCAGCATTTCGAGCGCTTTGCCGGCTACTCCAAATACCACCTTTTCAACCGCCTGTGGGGCCCCCTCACTGACACATTCGCCTTCCGGTGGATGCGCAAGCGATACATCCGCTATGCCGTTGCCGAGCAGTACGTCAACCAAAACGCCAGCCGTCATGAGCAGGTCTGA
- a CDS encoding lipid-A-disaccharide synthase N-terminal domain-containing protein yields the protein MSRSEPWIYGLGFLAQVLFSARILVQWVKSERAGRVLSPTSLWTFSLLASFLLMAYGALRNDLVIIFGQVISYFIYMRNLHFRDAWRELPAGVQWLSVLFPCMAVAWLLFGDTYSLHYIWEHSKLSGALVAWGGAGQMVFTLRFVYQWYFSEQAQESVLPNGFWVISLVGSLMIVSYALLRLDPVLLLGQVVGVVAYSRNLYLGLRPKTARQAS from the coding sequence ATGAGCAGGTCTGAGCCCTGGATCTATGGCCTGGGCTTTTTAGCGCAGGTGCTTTTCTCCGCCCGCATTTTGGTGCAGTGGGTTAAGTCTGAGCGGGCAGGGCGGGTGCTCTCCCCCACTTCGCTCTGGACTTTCAGCCTGCTGGCGTCGTTTCTCCTGATGGCCTACGGTGCGCTGCGTAACGACCTGGTCATTATATTCGGTCAGGTGATCTCTTACTTCATTTACATGCGCAACCTGCACTTCAGAGATGCGTGGCGGGAGCTGCCCGCAGGGGTACAGTGGTTGTCGGTGCTGTTTCCCTGCATGGCCGTTGCCTGGTTACTCTTCGGCGATACCTATAGCCTGCACTACATCTGGGAACACAGCAAACTTTCGGGGGCTCTTGTCGCCTGGGGAGGTGCGGGGCAAATGGTCTTCACGCTGCGCTTTGTGTACCAATGGTACTTCTCCGAACAGGCACAGGAATCGGTTCTGCCTAACGGCTTTTGGGTGATCAGCTTAGTGGGCAGCTTAATGATCGTTTCATACGCCCTGCTGCGGCTGGACCCGGTACTTCTCCTGGGGCAGGTGGTGGGGGTGGTGGCCTATAGCCGGAACCTATACCTGGGTTTGCGCCCGAAAACAGCCCGACAGGCAAGCTAA